The DNA segment AAATGTGCCTTCACTACCTTTAATGTCAGACGGTAGAGATGAATTTTATGCCTATTCGGAAGTATTAGTTGAGAAAGCAGATCATATACGTTTACGCGATATTCGTTTATCTTACGATCTAAATAAAGGACAAGTAAGAAAATTTCCTTTTACTAATATTTCCTTTTATGTGTTAGCGAATGACTTAAACGTTCTCCTGTGGAGGGCCAATAACCATAACATTGATCCTGAAAATCTTAACAAAGTTCCCAATCCACGTTCGATATCTGTTGGTTTGACATTAAATTATTAAAGCTATGAAAGTAAATAATAAATATATGAAATCCATTTTAAAAGTAATTGGATGCATGTTTGTGTTGATATTGGTAGTTTTTTCGGGCTGCAAAAAAGAATGGCTGGATGTTAAGTCTGATAAGATGCAGACGGTACCAGAGACAGTAGTAGATTTTCAGGCAATATTGGATAATTTTACGCTGATTCTAGTTGGGTTGGGAGAAGTTGCCGCCGACGGACATTATTATACTGAAAGTGATTTCACGTCGATGTTACCACTCAATGCTCATATTCAAAATGCATATGTCTGGACTTCTATAAATCAACACGAAAATATAACTCAAAATACTACTTTCTATACTTCGATTTATAGACGAATCTTAGATATGAATATTATTCTAGACTATGTCGAGAAATCAAAGGACAAGGACCATGCGGGGCTGGGACAGGTAAAAGCCCAGGCATTGTTCAACCGAGGTCTACTATACTTTGAACTTGCGCAAGTTTATGCTCCTGCATTCAAGACGAATAGTGCCAATTCAGATCTTGGACTAGCACTGAGATTGTCGACTGATATCACTGAAACATCTGTTCGATCAACCGTCAAACAAACCTATGATCGAATTATTTCCGATCTAACAACTTCAAAAGATGCTTTACCTAATACATCTGAGTATTTATCAAGAGCATCAAAATCGGCTGCTTTAGGGCTACTTGCCAAAGTATATCTTTCTATGGGGGATTACTCAAACGCATTTACTTATTCAAATGAGTATTTAAAGATCAAAAGTGAGTTGTTAGATTATAATACACTTTCAGTTGTAGCGAATTTTATCGGAGTAAACAAAGAAGTCGCATTTTTAAATCTTTTGAGTGCCAGTTCTTATCTAAATAGTCGTTACAGAATAGATCAATCATTATTTGATAGTTATGATAATAATGACTTAAGAAAGAAAATATTTTTTAATGTCACTTCATCAGGAATACTGTTTAAAGGCCACTACAGCAATAGTGCCTCTCATATGTTTATCGGGCCAGCAACAGATGAAATGTATTTGATACGAGCAGAATGCAATTCGAGGGCGGGAAAATTATCGGATGCTATGAAAGATTTAAATGACTTGTTAAGGACGAGGTACGCAAAGAATCCTGATGGCTCAAGCAAATATGTTGACAAGATAGCGTTAAGTGAAACCGATGCTTTAACTAAGATCTTTGCAGAACGAAAAAAGCAATTGATATTGAGGAATGTGCGTTGGTCTGACTTGCGGCGTTTAAACCAAGATTCTAGGTTTTCGGTAACATTGAACAGAACTATTGGTGGCAAACAGTATACTCTAGAACCAAACAGTAACGCCTACACATTTCCTCTACCTTATGAAATCATTCGGCTATCGGGAATGAAACAAAATCCTGGTTGGTAATAACAATCCATTTGCAAAAAATAACAAATCCAGTATTTGGCTGATGATATAACGGCAATAATCTTTTTAAAGAAATAACATGAAAAAAATAAAATTAGTAATTGCACTGCTATTTAGTGTGATTAGTATGGTCTCTATTGCTCAGGAAAAGCTAAGCAATAGTCACAAAAGCGAAGCGGATCAATATTGGGAGACAAAACCTATATGTTATCCTCCAGCAAGCGGGGTTACGCTTCCTGATAAATATAATCAAAAGGATTTTGATAGATATATTGAATCAAAGACAGAGGTAAATATCTATGACGAATTGTTTAGACGTACATTGAGAGAATGGGGAATTAGATTTTGGACTCTTTTTCCAAATGATCAGAGAAGATTTGAATGGCTAGTTACCTCTAGACTATACGAGCCCGCCTATTTCGCAAATGTAAGAGAGGGCGCAAGAGCTAAAGCTGAAAAGAAATATGTTGTTCAATTAGATACATTAGCGAAAAACGGATGGAAAATCCTCTATTGTCAATATTTAAAAGAGTTTTTATCTTCTAATGAAGTAAGTGAGCAGCGGAAGGAAATATTGTTTAGACAGGAATTATCCTTTGGATTTTTTAATAAAAAATGGCGCAATTCTAAACAAGAAAAATTTGATTTACAGCAACATGTTTTGCAATCTGTGGATTTTGCAAAACGATATGGGGCGGAGGGTCCTGTTGTAAACATGTTAGGCGTACTATATCGCGATAGAAATGATTTTGGCTTGGATGACCAGGATATTGATAAATACTTGGCCTTATTAAAGGCTACAGAATTCTCTGCCTTCCATCAGCAAGCAAGAGGTATTGAAAGCGTTAGGAAGCTTTATAAAATTCCTTTGAAATTGCAGACAAAATCCGTTGATGGAAAGTTGGTTGATCTTGAAAAATATAAAGGGAAATTGGTATTGGTTGATTTTTGGTCTTTGGGGTGTACCGTTTGTATTGAGAAGATGCCAGAAATTAAGCAAGTCTTTGACAAATACAATTCAAAAGGATTCGAGGTAATTAGTGCTTGTATTAGTGGATATATTAATGAGGATAAGAAAAAAATTGAACAAATACACCAAAAAACAGGCGCGAACTGGCCGCTTGCCATTTTAGATTTTCGACCAGGCGGCTTAGGAAGAAAGATCTTTGACACTTACGGTTGGCAAGGAGTTCCACAATTATTGTTGCTGGATGAAGAAGGTAAGTTATTAAGTTCTGGTAGTGAGTTTCGCACGAAAGGAAGTTTAGAAAAGTTGGTAAAGCAACACCTAGATAAAAATTAAGAAGATAAATAATGGAATTTAAATTAGAAAATATGATGAATAGTAGATGTATAGTGATATTAGTTGCTTTGTTGTTTGGCATTTCAACCCACAATAAAGCCCAGACAAAAGATGAGTTCATCCTAAGAGGAGAACTTAGAGGCCTCCCAGATAAAACTAAACTTTATTTAATAACACAGGAAAAGGACACTGTTGCTGGTACAATCTCTAATGGAGAGCAATTTTCCTTCAAAGGAACACTACTTAAAAATGGCAGATTTCATTTTATCCGTATGGATACTTCTGTATCTAAATTGTTTTATGGTGAAATATTTATAGTTAATGGCGATATGACCGCCTCTGGCGTGTTAAACCAGAGACAATTAGTAATAACCGGATCTAAGGGGCAGGATGATCTTAATTACTTAATAAGTAAAATGGCTTTTGTTAAGATTAAACAAATCGACAAGCAACTAGAATCGATGAACACTCAATTGGACAACAGAGGTAAGAATGTTGATTCCACTCAGATCAAAATCGAGAAGAATAGGTTATTAGTCAAGAGAGAGCAATTATTTGAAGACTGTAAGAAAATGGCACTTGAGTGGCTCACCGATAATCCTGCATCTTTGTATGCTCCGTATTTTATAATTCAATGCAAGGGACTTTTTGGCTCGAAGGCGATGGGGAAATTGTATGACCAATTGTCAGCGCAAGCCAAAAATAGCTACTATGGAGATAAATTAAAGAAGGAAATTATGTCATTGAATCTGTCTTTATTGATACAAGAAGGTGCCTTGATTAACAATTTTAGTATCACAACTCCGGAAGGTAATCAACTACTAATTCACGATATAGCAGCTAAAAGTAAACTTACTCTTATTGACTGTTGGGCTTCGTGGTGCGGGCCTTGTCGCCAAGAAATCCCAGAGTTAAAGAAACTGTATAATACTTATAATAAAAATGGATTTAATATAGTAGGAATTTCTTCAGATAATAAAGAGAATGATTGGAAAAAGGCTCTTGCTGAAGATGGCACTCCTTGGATACATGGTATAGACGGAAAAAATAAGACGGTTCTACACATGTTTGATATAAGAGCTATCCCCGCATATATTCTGATAGATGATGAGGGTAGATTGATTGCTTTTGATTGCCCACTCTCGAATGTGCCTTTATTTGGAGGTAGATTGAGGGGGAATGATTTGGAGAATAAGATCAAAAATTTGTTAAATGTAAAAGGAAAATGAAATGAGAAATTTTGTCATTTATTTATTTATCATAGCTCTTTTGTTAGGTTGTAAAGATGAAAAGACGAGACCTGAAGAAATTGGAACTATCCTGGTAATTAACGCAATTACAGGTGCAGGGGCAGTTAAAGTTAATCCGACAGGAAAATCAAAAGCCTGGAGTAGTTTCGTTTTGCAAACGGCATATCCGGCAGGTACATTATATTATGCAACTACAGGGAATGCGAACTTTACAATAGTTCCTGTTAGCGATACAACAAGAATATT comes from the Pedobacter heparinus DSM 2366 genome and includes:
- a CDS encoding RagB/SusD family nutrient uptake outer membrane protein, with protein sequence MKVNNKYMKSILKVIGCMFVLILVVFSGCKKEWLDVKSDKMQTVPETVVDFQAILDNFTLILVGLGEVAADGHYYTESDFTSMLPLNAHIQNAYVWTSINQHENITQNTTFYTSIYRRILDMNIILDYVEKSKDKDHAGLGQVKAQALFNRGLLYFELAQVYAPAFKTNSANSDLGLALRLSTDITETSVRSTVKQTYDRIISDLTTSKDALPNTSEYLSRASKSAALGLLAKVYLSMGDYSNAFTYSNEYLKIKSELLDYNTLSVVANFIGVNKEVAFLNLLSASSYLNSRYRIDQSLFDSYDNNDLRKKIFFNVTSSGILFKGHYSNSASHMFIGPATDEMYLIRAECNSRAGKLSDAMKDLNDLLRTRYAKNPDGSSKYVDKIALSETDALTKIFAERKKQLILRNVRWSDLRRLNQDSRFSVTLNRTIGGKQYTLEPNSNAYTFPLPYEIIRLSGMKQNPGW
- a CDS encoding TlpA family protein disulfide reductase, whose product is MKKIKLVIALLFSVISMVSIAQEKLSNSHKSEADQYWETKPICYPPASGVTLPDKYNQKDFDRYIESKTEVNIYDELFRRTLREWGIRFWTLFPNDQRRFEWLVTSRLYEPAYFANVREGARAKAEKKYVVQLDTLAKNGWKILYCQYLKEFLSSNEVSEQRKEILFRQELSFGFFNKKWRNSKQEKFDLQQHVLQSVDFAKRYGAEGPVVNMLGVLYRDRNDFGLDDQDIDKYLALLKATEFSAFHQQARGIESVRKLYKIPLKLQTKSVDGKLVDLEKYKGKLVLVDFWSLGCTVCIEKMPEIKQVFDKYNSKGFEVISACISGYINEDKKKIEQIHQKTGANWPLAILDFRPGGLGRKIFDTYGWQGVPQLLLLDEEGKLLSSGSEFRTKGSLEKLVKQHLDKN
- a CDS encoding TlpA disulfide reductase family protein, which encodes MEFKLENMMNSRCIVILVALLFGISTHNKAQTKDEFILRGELRGLPDKTKLYLITQEKDTVAGTISNGEQFSFKGTLLKNGRFHFIRMDTSVSKLFYGEIFIVNGDMTASGVLNQRQLVITGSKGQDDLNYLISKMAFVKIKQIDKQLESMNTQLDNRGKNVDSTQIKIEKNRLLVKREQLFEDCKKMALEWLTDNPASLYAPYFIIQCKGLFGSKAMGKLYDQLSAQAKNSYYGDKLKKEIMSLNLSLLIQEGALINNFSITTPEGNQLLIHDIAAKSKLTLIDCWASWCGPCRQEIPELKKLYNTYNKNGFNIVGISSDNKENDWKKALAEDGTPWIHGIDGKNKTVLHMFDIRAIPAYILIDDEGRLIAFDCPLSNVPLFGGRLRGNDLENKIKNLLNVKGK